From a single Aquarana catesbeiana isolate 2022-GZ linkage group LG09, ASM4218655v1, whole genome shotgun sequence genomic region:
- the LOC141107179 gene encoding 4-galactosyl-N-acetylglucosaminide 3-alpha-L-fucosyltransferase 9-like — protein sequence MNLACLNQKTLIIFLLLLILLSFFWNFVDITRRNTICAEKTVIQEKTTQNIKEKEIIPNLKKEKEVLILIWHWPWGYTFPLDRCYQDFGIPGCKMTTDRSLYSIADGVIIHHVEIMYNKNLLPQQPRPIFQYWVWANVEPPMIIKNVDMLDNLFNMTLTFRQDSDVFVPYGQIETLKEPQNFTIPEKSKLVAWVVSKWYPGVRRIAYYEELQKYIPIDVYGAKHTKLSWDNFHSTISQYKFYLAFENSNYKDYITEKLWSNAFGSWAVPVVLGTSRENYERFIPGDAFIHVDDFPSAKELAAYLLELDKDDEKYHKYFNWRSHYRVNILIAWQYRYCQACEVIRKAPKYQILHSVAKWFMKEF from the coding sequence ATGAATTTGGCTTGTCTCAATCAGAAAACCCTAATAATATTCCTGTTGCTTCTTATTCTGCTGTCCTTTTTCTGGAATTTTGTGGATATAACTAGAAGAAATACAATATGTGCAGAAAAGACAGTGATACAGGAAAAAACGACCCAGAATATAAAAGAGAAAGAGATCATTCCCAATCTAAAGAAAGAGAAAGAGGTTCTCATCCTGATTTGGCACTGGCCTTGGGGATATACATTCCCATTAGACAGGTGCTACCAAGATTTTGGTATCCCAGGCTGCAAGATGACAACAGACAGGAGTCTATATAGCATTGCTGATGGTGTTATTATACATCATGTGGAGATAATGTATAACAAAAACCTATTGCCTCAACAGCCACGACCTATTTTCCAATACTGGGTGTGGGCCAATGTGGAGCCACCAATGATTATTAAAAATGTGGACATGTTGGACAACTTATTCAACATGACATTAACGTTTCGTCAGGATTCAGATGTTTTTGTCCCATATGGTCAGATCGAAACACTAAAGGAGCCGCAAAACTTTACCATTCCTGAAAAGTCCAAACTAGTGGcttgggtggtcagcaagtggtatcCAGGTGTCCGAAGAATTGCTTATTATGAGGAACTACAAAAATATATTCCTATTGATGTTTATGGGGCTAAACATACAAAGCTCAGCTGGGACAATTTCCATTCCACTATATCTCAGTACAAATTTTACTTGGCCTTTGAAAATTCTAATTACAAAGATTACATCACTGAGAAATTGTGGTCAAATGCTTTTGGCTCCTGGGCTGTGCCAGTTGTGTTGGGGACTTCGCGGGAAAACTATGAACGTTTTATCCCAGGTGATGCCTTCATTCATGTCGATGACTTTCCAAGTGCCAAGGAGCTGGCTGCCTATCTCCTTGAGTTAGACAAAGACGACGAGAAGTATCACAAGTATTTCAATTGGAGGTCTCACTATCGTGTAAATATACTGATTGCTTGGCAATATAGATACTGTCAAGCTTGTGAAGTAATAAGAAAAGCACCAAAATACCAGATCCTTCACAGTGTGGCCAAATGGTTTATGAAGGAATTTTGA